A stretch of the Candidatus Hydrogenedentota bacterium genome encodes the following:
- a CDS encoding sugar ABC transporter permease, which translates to MNMITKIMVCCLHVPDRILGFLDDRLERLQRRGFGDLPGAVVLLFPGLFILALFILIPMVSTFYMSLFGGRHGTGAFVGFNNYLDAFRSHDFRQSLLVTIYYVLGVIPISLVLSFFVAFGLYRIRKFRGLLRSFYFLPYVTSAVASALIWRSLFNPQSGVVNMNLGFFGAAPQQWLLEPRGVLHILSGGAIPASWGPSLALVCIILFDIWHSCGFSIVVFFAGFSSLPPEIEEAARMDGAERWRLLRHITLPLLSPTLFFLLVVGVIKAFQAFNSFYALTQGENMADRQNLILYIYAQFYQYGYWGYASAVAVLLMLAIVALTFLQWRILESRIHYE; encoded by the coding sequence GTGAATATGATCACCAAAATCATGGTCTGCTGCCTTCACGTGCCCGATAGGATCTTGGGCTTTTTAGACGACCGCCTGGAGCGTTTGCAGCGTCGTGGCTTTGGAGATCTTCCCGGCGCCGTGGTACTTCTTTTTCCGGGCTTATTCATTCTCGCGCTCTTCATTTTGATACCCATGGTCTCCACCTTTTATATGAGCCTTTTCGGCGGGCGCCATGGAACCGGGGCATTCGTCGGATTCAACAATTATCTAGACGCTTTTCGAAGCCATGATTTCCGACAAAGTCTGCTCGTCACCATCTATTATGTTCTGGGCGTGATTCCCATATCCCTGGTATTGAGCTTTTTCGTCGCCTTTGGCTTGTACCGTATTCGCAAATTCAGAGGGCTCTTGCGCTCCTTTTATTTCCTGCCTTATGTCACGTCTGCCGTGGCGTCAGCCTTGATCTGGCGCAGCCTCTTTAACCCGCAAAGCGGTGTTGTAAACATGAACTTGGGCTTCTTCGGAGCCGCTCCCCAGCAATGGCTTTTGGAACCGCGCGGCGTCTTGCATATTCTCAGCGGCGGCGCTATTCCGGCATCGTGGGGACCCAGTCTCGCCCTCGTCTGCATCATTCTATTTGATATCTGGCACAGCTGCGGTTTTTCGATCGTTGTCTTTTTCGCCGGCTTTAGTTCGCTGCCGCCCGAGATTGAAGAAGCCGCGCGCATGGACGGCGCAGAGCGCTGGCGTTTATTGCGTCATATCACCTTGCCCTTGCTCTCGCCTACCCTCTTTTTTCTGTTGGTCGTGGGTGTGATTAAAGCCTTTCAAGCCTTCAATAGCTTTTACGCCTTGACCCAAGGTGAAAACATGGCGGACCGTCAAAATCTTATCCTCTATATCTACGCCCAGTTTTATCAATACGGTTATTGGGGCTATGCTTCCGCTGTTGCTGTGCTGCTCATGCTCGCCATTGTGGCATTGACTTTTTTACAATGGCGCATTTTAGAAAGCCGGATACACTACGAATGA
- a CDS encoding ComF family protein codes for MCDKSNADMGIYSEQEKAASSSLLSTGADLCKTYLSPWMTVLLNLFLPMYCRQCGERLLTKENNFFCPNCWEGALKIERPFCSHCGKPHQKIVGLGSLSNFLCTACRDKPYKYIDRVWGAVHYGGVVSEAIKLFKFQAKISLAEVLGGLMVEFAEKEMIPESYDCIIPVPLYKTRKRERGFNQAELLAEVLIRDFFVHAVLDHTSLKRIRPTHTQSHLSKEKRAKNVRGAFACTGDSLKGKRVLLIDDVITTGGTVSECARSLRLAEVLKVDAFAIALPFQAPRYDL; via the coding sequence ATGTGCGATAAATCCAACGCTGATATGGGCATTTATTCGGAACAAGAAAAAGCAGCCTCTTCTTCTCTTCTATCAACAGGCGCTGATCTCTGCAAGACCTATCTTTCGCCATGGATGACGGTCTTACTAAACTTGTTCTTGCCCATGTATTGCAGGCAGTGCGGGGAGCGGCTGCTTACCAAAGAAAACAATTTCTTTTGCCCAAATTGTTGGGAGGGGGCGCTAAAGATCGAACGGCCTTTTTGTTCGCACTGTGGGAAGCCCCATCAAAAAATAGTAGGCTTAGGCTCGCTGTCCAATTTCTTGTGTACTGCCTGCCGCGACAAGCCCTATAAATATATTGATCGTGTGTGGGGCGCCGTCCATTATGGCGGTGTTGTCAGCGAGGCCATTAAGCTATTTAAATTTCAGGCAAAAATAAGTCTCGCTGAGGTGCTCGGCGGGCTGATGGTTGAATTCGCAGAAAAGGAAATGATTCCGGAAAGCTATGATTGTATTATTCCTGTCCCGCTCTATAAAACACGCAAGCGCGAACGGGGCTTTAATCAAGCGGAATTATTGGCAGAGGTCCTCATCCGCGATTTTTTTGTTCACGCTGTCTTGGATCATACATCGCTCAAGCGTATCCGCCCAACCCATACGCAAAGCCACCTGAGCAAAGAGAAGCGCGCCAAGAATGTGCGCGGAGCCTTTGCCTGCACAGGGGACAGCTTGAAAGGAAAGCGGGTGCTCCTCATAGACGATGTGATCACTACAGGCGGTACTGTTTCGGAGTGCGCCCGAAGCCTGCGCTTGGCAGAGGTGCTCAAGGTGGATGCCTTTGCCATCGCCTTGCCTTTCCAAGCGCCGCGATATGATCTGTAA
- a CDS encoding metallophosphoesterase family protein, with translation MRLPIHFNTIMILVLSCCFGLASFSAQGNEKLKIIAGPYLHYPTDTTMTVGWETNIPATTEGGCGAAAAALEWIEGEGGVTFHFIVFTDLEPAENYFYQIRSKAEGAQVVESEIYSFQTAVVGEAPFSFVVLSDTQANPRNVVKLANLAWEQRPHFTLLTGDLVSKGPDKGQWNNHFFRNMKSLLCRVPLVPSLGNHEEDTHYYYDYFALPEPKYYYQLRYGNLELFILDTQRPVAPNSEQYTWLEGALKASTAPWKIVALHRPAYSSDENDYGDTTEVRPNWGDHRIRELTTLYERYGVDIAWCGHIHSYERSYPLIQDKPVQKGGVVYMVTGGGGGGLETAGPWRSPFTAKVYRGHHYCLVNVFGPTMRIEAYTPEGQLFDFLELRK, from the coding sequence ATGCGTTTACCCATCCATTTTAACACCATCATGATCCTAGTGCTGAGTTGTTGTTTCGGACTTGCGTCCTTTTCCGCCCAAGGCAATGAGAAGCTAAAAATCATTGCGGGGCCGTATCTTCACTATCCCACGGACACGACGATGACCGTTGGCTGGGAGACGAATATTCCTGCGACGACGGAAGGAGGCTGCGGCGCAGCGGCGGCGGCCTTGGAATGGATTGAAGGGGAAGGCGGTGTCACCTTCCATTTTATTGTATTTACAGACTTGGAACCGGCGGAAAACTATTTTTATCAGATTCGCTCCAAAGCCGAGGGAGCTCAGGTTGTTGAAAGCGAAATCTACAGCTTTCAAACTGCCGTCGTGGGCGAAGCTCCCTTCTCTTTTGTAGTGCTGAGCGACACGCAGGCAAATCCTAGGAACGTTGTGAAATTGGCAAACTTGGCTTGGGAGCAACGTCCTCATTTTACCTTGTTGACAGGTGACCTCGTTTCCAAGGGCCCGGACAAAGGGCAATGGAACAATCATTTTTTTCGTAATATGAAAAGTCTGCTCTGCCGCGTGCCTCTCGTGCCAAGTTTGGGTAACCATGAAGAAGATACCCATTATTATTATGATTATTTCGCCTTGCCCGAACCCAAATATTACTATCAGCTGCGCTACGGTAATCTGGAACTATTTATCCTGGACACGCAGCGTCCCGTAGCCCCGAACAGTGAACAATATACGTGGCTTGAAGGTGCCTTGAAAGCCTCTACTGCCCCGTGGAAAATCGTGGCTTTGCATCGGCCTGCCTATTCTTCCGATGAAAATGATTACGGCGACACCACCGAAGTGCGTCCCAACTGGGGCGACCATCGCATCCGTGAACTCACGACTTTATATGAACGCTACGGCGTCGACATCGCTTGGTGCGGCCACATTCATTCTTACGAGCGCAGCTATCCGCTGATCCAAGATAAACCCGTACAAAAAGGCGGTGTTGTTTATATGGTGACGGGCGGCGGCGGCGGCGGATTGGAAACTGCAGGTCCTTGGCGCAGCCCCTTCACCGCCAAAGTCTATAGAGGGCATCATTATTGCCTGGTGAACGTATTCGGTCCCACCATGCGCATTGAAGCCTACACACCGGAAGGACAGCTCTTCGATTTCCTCGAGCTCCGCAAGTAA
- a CDS encoding DUF1080 domain-containing protein: MKRSVINRNAVLALSVFLGLCFAMVPALHAQDAAGTGWIALFNGKDLDDWVIKFKGCPLGENYKDTFGVEEGLLKVRYDHYDGFDNRFGHIFYKDKFSHYKLRVEYRFVDDQVKGGPGWAFRNNGVMIHCQPPETMSVDQDFPASIEVQLLGGDGKKKRSTANLCTPGTHVVIEDELITRHCTDSRSKTYHGDQWVTVEIEVRGNELIQHLIDNEVVLEYEKPQLDEKDADAQALIKAGFPIMVSEGYIALQAESHPTQFRRIELLPLDTSDSAQE; this comes from the coding sequence ATGAAACGATCTGTTATAAATCGAAATGCCGTGCTAGCACTCAGTGTATTCCTTGGTCTTTGTTTTGCCATGGTACCGGCACTCCACGCGCAGGATGCAGCCGGAACAGGCTGGATTGCCTTGTTTAACGGTAAAGATCTTGATGACTGGGTTATCAAATTTAAAGGATGCCCTTTGGGAGAAAACTATAAGGACACCTTCGGCGTTGAAGAGGGGTTGCTTAAAGTACGCTATGATCACTATGACGGCTTCGACAATCGCTTTGGTCATATCTTTTATAAAGATAAATTCTCTCACTATAAATTGCGTGTCGAATATCGCTTTGTCGACGATCAAGTGAAGGGCGGACCCGGTTGGGCGTTTCGTAATAACGGCGTGATGATTCATTGCCAGCCGCCCGAAACCATGTCTGTAGATCAAGATTTCCCAGCCTCCATCGAAGTACAGCTCTTGGGTGGTGACGGCAAGAAGAAACGGAGCACGGCCAATCTTTGCACACCCGGTACCCATGTGGTCATTGAGGATGAATTGATTACGCGCCACTGCACGGATTCACGGTCAAAAACCTATCATGGCGATCAATGGGTCACCGTAGAAATTGAAGTGCGCGGCAATGAGCTGATTCAGCATCTCATTGATAATGAAGTGGTGTTGGAATATGAAAAGCCTCAGCTCGATGAAAAAGATGCCGATGCACAAGCCCTGATTAAAGCGGGCTTTCCGATCATGGTAAGCGAAGGCTATATCGCCCTGCAGGCAGAAAGTCATCCCACTCAATTTCGACGCATTGAATTGCTGCCCTTAGATACTTCCGATTCCGCACAGGAGTAA
- a CDS encoding Nif3-like dinuclear metal center hexameric protein, with translation MTITVKQISQFIEAWAPPHLAYTWDKVGLHTGDPNKEVNKLLLCLSVTPEAVRAAKKAKAEMIVAHHPLIWEPLTNLRTDNPKAQLCLDIAAAGIACFGPHTNLDVTEDGVSDSLAERLGLEGCTPLFASRTADLVKVVTFVPKTHLDRLRDALAEAGAGNIGRYSHCSFTSPGTGTFLPEAGSAPFSGKRGVINHEPEIRLEMIMKKNRISSVTQALLRTHPYEEPAFDLIPLANVDPNIGLGRIGSLKESMPFKDFAAMLQRALGLSYLIHYGALKRRVRRVAVLGGSGGGSIADLPDGIDVYVTGDIRYHDAQEALLRKICCIDAGHAATELPILDTLERRLQERWKDLKINLFREKGMGTLYTEV, from the coding sequence ATGACGATCACTGTAAAACAAATAAGTCAATTTATCGAAGCATGGGCTCCGCCTCATCTTGCGTATACTTGGGACAAAGTCGGATTGCATACAGGCGACCCGAACAAGGAGGTCAATAAGCTGCTTCTTTGTCTTTCCGTGACGCCCGAGGCGGTGCGCGCCGCCAAAAAAGCAAAAGCAGAAATGATCGTTGCCCACCATCCGCTCATATGGGAACCCCTGACAAATTTGCGGACGGACAACCCCAAAGCACAACTGTGCTTGGATATCGCCGCTGCCGGTATCGCCTGCTTTGGTCCCCATACCAATCTTGACGTTACGGAGGATGGGGTAAGTGATTCCTTAGCAGAACGATTGGGTCTTGAAGGGTGCACGCCTTTATTTGCTTCCCGTACAGCTGACCTCGTCAAGGTCGTGACCTTTGTACCCAAGACCCATCTTGACCGGCTGCGCGACGCGTTGGCAGAGGCGGGAGCCGGAAATATAGGGCGCTACAGCCATTGCTCTTTTACCTCACCGGGTACAGGAACCTTTCTTCCCGAAGCCGGAAGCGCTCCCTTTTCCGGTAAGCGCGGCGTTATCAATCACGAACCGGAAATTCGCTTGGAGATGATTATGAAAAAAAACCGCATTTCTTCCGTGACACAGGCATTGCTGCGTACCCATCCTTATGAAGAGCCTGCCTTTGACCTGATCCCCCTGGCGAATGTGGATCCCAACATCGGACTTGGCCGCATAGGCTCCCTCAAAGAGTCCATGCCCTTTAAGGATTTCGCCGCCATGCTGCAGCGTGCTCTGGGACTGTCCTACCTCATCCATTATGGCGCGTTGAAGAGACGGGTGCGGCGTGTTGCTGTCCTTGGCGGAAGCGGCGGCGGAAGCATCGCTGATCTGCCCGATGGCATCGATGTCTACGTGACCGGAGATATCCGCTATCATGATGCCCAAGAAGCCTTGTTGCGGAAGATCTGTTGTATTGACGCCGGTCATGCCGCTACGGAACTGCCCATACTGGACACCTTAGAGCGTCGTCTCCAAGAACGTTGGAAAGACTTAAAGATAAACCTTTTTCGCGAGAAAGGGATGGGAACACTCTATACCGAAGTCTAG
- a CDS encoding carbohydrate ABC transporter permease, producing the protein MNVQRKLMYAVLIVGAFLTIYPFLWMVGTAFKTLPEAGMQSLRLFPKVWQWENLTATFRAAPFGRYFFNSLLISGLVCFFVCLTSLMAGYAFARLRFPGRNVLFMITLFSMMVPFEAVFIPNFVLITKLGWYNSYFALIVPWCANAFSIFLMRQAFLGIPRDYYDAARMDGCGHLRFLFRIGVPLVKPMLVTVALFAFLGSYNALLWPLIVTADENMRVVQVGLTAFYGDAGTRLNLLMCASTVVILPSVALYILAQRHFVENALGSGIKG; encoded by the coding sequence ATGAATGTTCAACGAAAATTGATGTATGCCGTGCTGATCGTGGGCGCCTTCCTAACGATCTACCCGTTCCTATGGATGGTGGGCACGGCTTTCAAAACCTTGCCGGAAGCGGGTATGCAAAGTCTCCGTCTCTTCCCGAAAGTATGGCAGTGGGAGAATCTGACGGCGACCTTTCGCGCAGCTCCATTCGGCCGCTATTTCTTTAATTCCCTGCTGATCTCCGGACTGGTCTGTTTCTTTGTTTGTTTGACGTCCCTCATGGCGGGTTATGCCTTTGCGCGGCTCCGTTTCCCAGGGCGCAATGTGCTTTTCATGATTACCTTGTTTTCGATGATGGTTCCTTTCGAAGCCGTATTCATCCCCAATTTTGTGTTGATCACGAAGCTCGGCTGGTATAACAGCTATTTCGCCCTGATCGTGCCTTGGTGCGCCAATGCCTTTTCGATCTTTTTGATGCGCCAAGCTTTCCTCGGGATTCCCCGGGATTATTATGATGCGGCGCGTATGGACGGCTGCGGCCATTTACGGTTTCTCTTTCGCATAGGCGTCCCCCTCGTCAAGCCCATGCTCGTTACCGTAGCGCTCTTTGCTTTTCTCGGCAGTTACAACGCCTTGCTGTGGCCCCTTATTGTTACTGCCGATGAAAACATGCGGGTGGTACAAGTGGGGCTGACCGCTTTTTACGGAGATGCAGGTACCCGTTTAAACTTGCTGATGTGTGCTTCCACCGTCGTCATATTGCCTTCCGTTGCCTTGTATATTCTGGCACAGCGCCATTTCGTAGAAAATGCTTTGGGCTCGGGAATCAAAGGCTGA
- a CDS encoding adenylate kinase, whose translation MGLRIVMLGAPGAGKGTQAIRMAKEMGIPHISTGDIFRKNLREGTDLGKQVQEYLNSGALVPDQLTCDIVADRLQEEDCAKGYILDGFPRSLPQAEMLTTFLSERGSKIDVAVNIDVPDSEIVERLGARRSDPDTGAVYNLIFNPPPAELADKLIQREDDKPETVQARLQTYHEITEPIIHYYEQLDVLVNVPGAQAGPDEIYKRIMDLLPQ comes from the coding sequence ATGGGACTTCGAATTGTGATGCTCGGCGCGCCGGGTGCAGGGAAGGGTACGCAAGCCATACGGATGGCAAAAGAAATGGGTATTCCCCATATTTCCACAGGCGATATTTTCCGCAAAAATCTGCGGGAAGGCACCGATTTAGGCAAACAAGTACAGGAATATTTGAATAGCGGAGCACTGGTGCCTGATCAGTTGACCTGTGATATCGTGGCGGATCGGCTGCAAGAAGAAGATTGTGCGAAAGGATATATCTTGGACGGCTTCCCTCGGTCCTTACCGCAAGCGGAAATGCTGACCACTTTTCTGAGTGAGCGCGGCTCGAAGATCGATGTAGCCGTCAATATTGATGTGCCCGACTCGGAAATTGTTGAGCGCTTAGGGGCGCGCCGCAGCGATCCCGATACAGGCGCCGTATACAACCTTATTTTTAATCCGCCGCCCGCTGAATTGGCAGACAAATTGATTCAACGGGAAGATGACAAGCCCGAGACCGTTCAAGCACGGTTGCAGACCTACCACGAAATCACGGAACCGATCATTCACTATTATGAGCAATTGGACGTGTTGGTCAATGTGCCGGGCGCGCAGGCAGGCCCCGATGAAATTTACAAACGCATTATGGATTTGCTGCCCCAATAA
- a CDS encoding ribulokinase encodes MSDTFTIGLDFGTNSTRAIIVNTATGAEIATAVFEYPSGEKGVILDSKNPDLARQHPTDYVEGMTATVTTALKEAASVPGFSAASVIGIGVDTTGSTPLPVDKKGMPLAFYDEFTKHPAALAWLWKDHTSHAEAVEITEMAQKMRPQYLAKCGGAYSSEWFWSKILQCKRTSPEVFQAAYTWVEHADWMTAILTGTDQPETMKRCICAAGHKAMFNPSWGGYPDVEFLSAIDPDLARIRESLPDEAYTIADAAGLLCEEWADKLGLPTGIPVAMGAFDAHLGAVGSGIQPGVMVKIIGTSCCDMMVAPMDQALPDIPGLCGIVPGSILPGCFGLEAGQSAVGDIFNWFVSYMRPENETHESLTEKALLMKPGESGLLALDWHNGNRTVLVDQRLTGAVVGMTLQTRPEELYRALIEATAFGARVIMERFLEYGMPVERIVNCGGISGKNALLMQIYADVMGRPLEISKSTQTCALGAAMAGAVVAGKEAGGYNSFAEAAAAMAQKDDKIYYPIPENEKIYDSLFALYKKMHDSFGVQSYQEGLYVVMKELLSIRDASRKE; translated from the coding sequence ATGAGCGACACCTTTACAATAGGACTTGATTTTGGAACCAATTCCACACGAGCCATTATTGTCAACACCGCCACCGGCGCGGAAATTGCAACCGCTGTTTTCGAGTATCCCAGCGGCGAAAAAGGGGTTATTTTAGATTCAAAAAATCCTGATTTGGCACGACAGCATCCCACTGATTATGTAGAAGGAATGACGGCCACCGTCACGACAGCACTGAAAGAGGCTGCCTCCGTACCCGGCTTTTCTGCGGCATCTGTCATTGGTATCGGCGTTGATACAACGGGCTCCACACCGCTGCCCGTAGACAAAAAAGGAATGCCCCTCGCCTTCTACGATGAATTTACGAAACATCCCGCTGCGTTGGCGTGGCTTTGGAAAGATCATACGAGCCATGCGGAAGCGGTTGAAATTACCGAAATGGCGCAAAAAATGCGGCCTCAGTATTTGGCGAAGTGCGGCGGCGCTTATTCTTCCGAGTGGTTTTGGAGCAAAATTTTACAGTGCAAACGCACGTCGCCTGAAGTCTTCCAAGCCGCTTATACGTGGGTGGAACACGCAGACTGGATGACTGCCATCCTAACGGGCACAGATCAGCCGGAAACGATGAAACGGTGTATTTGCGCGGCGGGACATAAGGCGATGTTTAATCCTTCCTGGGGCGGTTACCCCGATGTTGAGTTTCTGTCTGCCATAGATCCTGATTTGGCGCGGATTCGGGAAAGCCTGCCCGATGAGGCCTATACCATAGCCGATGCTGCAGGATTGCTTTGTGAAGAATGGGCGGACAAATTAGGGCTGCCCACCGGCATTCCGGTCGCTATGGGAGCCTTTGACGCTCACTTAGGCGCTGTAGGATCCGGCATCCAGCCCGGCGTCATGGTGAAAATTATCGGGACATCCTGCTGCGATATGATGGTCGCGCCCATGGATCAAGCTCTGCCCGATATCCCCGGATTATGCGGGATTGTGCCCGGCTCCATCTTGCCCGGATGCTTTGGACTTGAAGCGGGACAGTCCGCCGTTGGAGACATTTTCAACTGGTTTGTTTCCTACATGCGCCCTGAAAATGAAACGCACGAATCGCTCACGGAAAAAGCACTGCTTATGAAACCGGGCGAAAGCGGCTTACTCGCTTTGGATTGGCACAACGGCAACCGCACGGTCTTGGTTGATCAGCGGCTCACAGGCGCGGTCGTGGGCATGACTTTGCAAACGCGCCCCGAAGAATTGTACCGCGCTTTGATCGAAGCCACAGCCTTCGGCGCACGGGTCATCATGGAGCGTTTCCTTGAGTACGGCATGCCGGTAGAGCGCATCGTAAATTGCGGCGGCATTTCCGGTAAAAATGCGCTGCTCATGCAAATTTATGCCGATGTCATGGGCCGTCCGCTGGAGATTTCTAAGAGCACGCAAACCTGTGCGCTTGGCGCTGCCATGGCGGGAGCCGTAGTGGCAGGTAAAGAAGCGGGCGGTTACAACTCCTTTGCGGAAGCAGCGGCGGCGATGGCGCAAAAAGACGATAAAATCTACTATCCTATTCCTGAAAACGAAAAGATTTATGACAGCCTCTTTGCGCTTTACAAGAAAATGCACGATAGTTTCGGCGTCCAGTCTTATCAAGAAGGGCTCTACGTGGTAATGAAGGAACTCTTATCCATTCGGGACGCATCCCGCAAAGAATAA
- a CDS encoding glycine--tRNA ligase, whose amino-acid sequence MEKLVSLCKRKGFIFQSSAIYGGINGCWDFGPLGVELKRNLKEHWWYTFVLSRDDMVGLDASILMHPDVWAASGHVEAFHDILVDCKSCKKRFRQDHLEGERCPECGGELSEPRAFNSMLRTKMGVSEDSAVETYLRPETCQSIFVDFKDVCSSTRVKVPFGIAQIGKSFRNEVNPRNFIFRSREFEQMEIEYFCRAEDEEACFAQWEKDIWQWYLDLGLSADKLRWYEHPKETLAHYSKRTIDVEYEYPFGWGELQGLANRGSYDLNQHSKHSGKDLSYFDTEKNERYYPSVIEPSAGADRTTLAVLCDAYAEDTVKDETRVVMRLHPKLAPIKAAVLPLVKKDGLAEIAMDLEKKLRPLFLSYYDHAGAIGRRYRRMDEIGTPYCICVDHQTKEDNTVTVRDRDTTEQLRMPMAEVGDYILKRVSIRPVSME is encoded by the coding sequence GTGGAAAAACTAGTCAGTCTTTGTAAACGAAAAGGATTTATCTTTCAGTCCAGCGCCATTTACGGCGGCATCAATGGGTGTTGGGATTTCGGTCCCTTGGGCGTCGAATTAAAACGCAATCTCAAAGAACATTGGTGGTACACCTTTGTGTTATCGCGAGACGATATGGTCGGTCTTGATGCCAGCATCCTGATGCATCCCGATGTGTGGGCAGCGAGCGGTCACGTGGAAGCTTTCCACGATATTTTGGTGGACTGTAAATCCTGCAAGAAACGTTTCCGACAGGATCATCTGGAAGGGGAACGTTGTCCCGAATGCGGCGGAGAATTATCGGAGCCCCGCGCCTTTAACAGCATGCTGCGCACCAAAATGGGGGTTAGTGAAGACTCAGCAGTTGAAACCTATTTGCGCCCGGAAACCTGCCAATCTATTTTTGTGGATTTTAAAGATGTCTGTTCATCGACTAGAGTCAAAGTCCCCTTCGGCATTGCTCAAATCGGTAAGAGCTTCAGAAACGAAGTGAATCCGCGAAACTTTATTTTCCGAAGCCGTGAATTTGAACAAATGGAAATTGAATATTTTTGTCGTGCCGAAGATGAGGAGGCGTGCTTCGCGCAATGGGAAAAGGATATCTGGCAGTGGTACCTAGATCTGGGCTTGTCTGCCGATAAATTGCGTTGGTATGAACATCCCAAGGAAACGCTGGCCCATTATTCCAAACGAACCATTGATGTGGAATATGAATACCCCTTCGGCTGGGGCGAACTTCAAGGTCTCGCCAACCGCGGTTCTTATGATTTGAATCAGCACAGCAAACACTCAGGCAAAGATCTGAGCTATTTTGATACAGAAAAGAATGAGCGCTATTATCCTTCCGTCATTGAGCCTTCCGCCGGAGCCGACCGTACCACCCTCGCGGTCTTATGCGATGCCTACGCCGAAGATACCGTTAAAGATGAGACGCGGGTCGTCATGCGCTTACATCCCAAGCTTGCCCCCATCAAAGCGGCGGTTCTGCCTCTGGTAAAGAAAGACGGACTTGCGGAAATAGCCATGGATCTCGAGAAAAAACTGCGTCCCCTCTTTCTCTCTTATTATGATCATGCCGGCGCCATTGGCCGACGCTATCGGCGGATGGATGAAATCGGAACGCCCTATTGCATTTGCGTGGATCATCAAACGAAAGAAGATAATACGGTGACGGTGCGGGATCGCGACACGACCGAGCAGCTGCGCATGCCCATGGCGGAAGTGGGTGACTATATTCTTAAGCGGGTGTCCATTCGCCCCGTGTCCATGGAATAA